A window of Chitinophaga sp. MM2321 contains these coding sequences:
- a CDS encoding FecR domain-containing protein gives MQSDNNAHRYQELAAKWLDGSITPEEEKEFADWYNATPDKPFIIPESFAVSEEQHKQRLLRKIRQDIRMQEPSGARIIPLRKWVAAAAVVLVVFSAGYYALLHKAAPSTQMAEADTARLKDVPPGGNKAILTLANGAQILLDSVDNGVLATQGNISIIKSQSGRLVFDISKQTAGQKAAKEDAQIAFNTLSTPKGGQYIIVLPDGTRVWLNAQSSLQFPTAFTGKERTVQLSGEAYFEVAKNKNKPFHVQSNGADIEVLGTHFNVMAYTNEPVMETTLLEGAIKVSKGDRSETIHPGKQVQLSDQGMRTRNIDTLEAVAWKNGIFQFNNTNLKYIMRQIERWYDVKVDYASMPDKRYNGMVFRNSNLSEVLKMLEMAGGIRFEMEGRTIRGQK, from the coding sequence ATGCAGTCCGATAACAATGCACATCGTTACCAGGAATTAGCCGCTAAATGGCTGGATGGAAGTATTACGCCAGAAGAGGAAAAAGAGTTTGCGGATTGGTATAATGCCACGCCCGACAAGCCATTTATTATTCCGGAAAGCTTTGCTGTCAGCGAAGAACAACACAAACAACGGTTGCTTCGCAAAATCAGGCAGGATATCCGGATGCAGGAGCCTAGTGGGGCACGCATCATACCGTTGCGTAAATGGGTGGCAGCGGCAGCTGTTGTGCTGGTGGTGTTTTCAGCAGGATACTATGCTTTACTGCACAAGGCCGCGCCGTCCACACAAATGGCGGAGGCAGATACCGCCCGCCTGAAGGATGTTCCTCCGGGTGGTAACAAGGCCATACTCACGCTCGCCAATGGCGCACAGATATTATTGGATAGTGTTGATAACGGTGTACTCGCCACACAGGGCAATATCTCTATTATTAAATCACAAAGTGGCCGGTTGGTGTTTGATATCAGTAAGCAAACCGCTGGTCAGAAAGCGGCTAAAGAAGATGCACAAATCGCTTTTAATACACTCAGTACACCAAAAGGTGGTCAATACATCATTGTTTTACCGGATGGCACCAGGGTATGGCTCAATGCACAGTCATCCCTTCAGTTTCCTACCGCATTTACAGGAAAGGAAAGAACGGTACAGTTAAGCGGGGAAGCTTATTTTGAGGTAGCTAAAAACAAAAACAAGCCTTTTCATGTACAATCAAATGGGGCTGATATAGAAGTATTAGGTACGCATTTTAATGTGATGGCCTATACGAATGAACCGGTGATGGAAACAACATTGCTGGAAGGAGCCATCAAAGTAAGTAAAGGTGACAGAAGTGAGACCATCCATCCCGGCAAACAGGTACAGTTATCTGATCAGGGTATGCGTACACGTAATATTGATACGCTGGAAGCTGTGGCCTGGAAAAATGGCATCTTTCAATTCAATAACACCAATCTCAAATATATTATGCGGCAGATTGAACGCTGGTACGACGTAAAGGTTGACTACGCCAGCATGCCGGACAAACGCTATAATGGTATGGTGTTTAGAAATTCCAACTTATCTGAAGTATTAAAAATGCTGGAAATGGCCGGTGGGATTAGATTTGAGATGGAAGGCCGCACTATCAGGGGACAAAAATAA
- a CDS encoding RNA polymerase sigma-70 factor produces MHIHSHHTDIELLQLLKAGRESAFTEIYHRYWDRLFAIAVARIQDPDEAEEIVQEIFVSLWRRREELEITSGLSVYLAVSVKYRVIKILAKLHQQRKYKDSLDAMTLVDDSTQEWLEFEELKERLSKLVADLPEKCQLVYRYSREKGYTQKQIAEELNISEKTVEAHLSKAMKTLRAGLNQVFFSFFL; encoded by the coding sequence ATGCATATTCATAGCCATCATACGGATATTGAATTATTGCAGCTGCTGAAGGCTGGAAGGGAAAGTGCGTTCACTGAAATCTATCATCGTTATTGGGATAGGCTTTTTGCGATTGCGGTAGCCAGGATACAGGATCCCGATGAAGCGGAAGAAATTGTCCAGGAGATCTTTGTGTCTCTCTGGAGAAGGCGGGAAGAGCTGGAAATCACCTCGGGATTAAGCGTATACCTGGCGGTATCCGTGAAATATCGTGTCATCAAGATATTGGCGAAGCTGCATCAACAACGAAAATATAAAGATAGCCTGGATGCCATGACACTTGTTGATGATTCCACCCAGGAATGGCTGGAATTTGAAGAATTAAAAGAGCGTTTAAGTAAGCTGGTTGCGGATCTCCCAGAAAAGTGCCAGCTGGTATACCGGTATAGCCGGGAAAAAGGATATACACAAAAACAAATTGCCGAAGAACTGAATATTTCTGAAAAAACCGTGGAAGCCCACCTGAGCAAGGCTATGAAAACATTACGCGCCGGGTTAAACCAGGTGTTTTTCTCCTTTTTTCTATAA
- a CDS encoding winged helix DNA-binding domain-containing protein, protein MAKWGIGIRLHTTEKVIEAAINKAEIIRTHVFRGTWHFVAANDIRWMLQITTLHGKKLLSAQFRKSNLDDKTLRGLNKKMEKLLTGNNHLTREEILLELNVKKFIEAGIHPAWITMNAELDGILCNGIMRGKQHTYALLDERLPAIKAIDREEALAQLAKIYFTSHGPATLSDFVWWTGLSITEGKLALELIKPAFQSFQIGTLTYWFKDKGLVEKDDKETIHFLPAFDEFLISYNNRTASISLENQPHAFTKNGIFKPIIVVNGKVVGIWKRSFKKDTTIIETQFFEPVKAARKKIIWQAAEKYGNYIGLRTMIQ, encoded by the coding sequence ATGGCTAAATGGGGTATTGGCATCCGACTCCATACCACAGAAAAAGTAATTGAAGCAGCAATCAATAAGGCGGAGATTATCCGTACGCATGTTTTCCGGGGTACCTGGCATTTTGTAGCAGCCAATGATATCCGCTGGATGCTGCAAATTACCACGCTTCATGGGAAGAAACTTTTAAGCGCACAATTTAGAAAGTCAAATTTAGATGATAAGACTTTGCGTGGATTAAATAAAAAGATGGAAAAATTGCTGACAGGAAATAACCACCTGACGCGGGAAGAGATTTTACTGGAATTGAATGTCAAAAAATTTATTGAAGCAGGTATTCATCCCGCTTGGATTACAATGAATGCTGAACTTGATGGTATTTTGTGCAATGGAATAATGCGGGGCAAACAGCATACATACGCATTGCTGGATGAAAGATTGCCAGCCATAAAAGCAATAGACAGAGAAGAAGCATTGGCCCAGCTGGCAAAAATATATTTTACAAGTCATGGCCCTGCAACCTTATCTGATTTTGTGTGGTGGACAGGCTTATCCATCACCGAGGGGAAACTGGCCTTGGAATTAATAAAGCCGGCTTTTCAATCTTTTCAGATTGGTACACTAACGTATTGGTTTAAAGATAAGGGCCTGGTTGAAAAGGATGATAAGGAAACAATTCATTTTTTACCGGCGTTTGACGAGTTTTTAATTAGTTATAATAATAGAACGGCTTCCATCTCCCTGGAAAATCAACCGCATGCGTTTACAAAAAATGGCATTTTTAAACCCATCATTGTGGTAAACGGAAAAGTAGTAGGGATATGGAAACGCAGTTTTAAAAAGGATACTACTATTATAGAAACGCAGTTCTTTGAGCCCGTTAAAGCTGCGCGAAAGAAAATCATTTGGCAGGCGGCGGAAAAATATGGGAATTATATCGGGCTAAGAACAATGATTCAATAA
- a CDS encoding GNAT family N-acetyltransferase — protein sequence MEIPSTILIREENSEDQTAVFQLLNLAFNQAEEAFLVDRLRNSAAFIPSLSLVAVFENKIVGHLLFTKIKIISDGQQATAALALAPLSVLPEFQKQGIGKQLVEEGLQKATELGYNAVIVLGHEHYYPRFGFLPADQWHIEPPFNVPPQNFMALELVPDVLQRVSGMVEYAPEFNILSPKVTNGVIVETERFILKPLTYDQLVKYVQCDNSLETELNLNKSSRIVSTDLKEAFEQTIFPNVTDKTKNYLYLTIWTAISKTDNKMVGDICMYGEPNAAGGVEIGYGTYDEFRNKGFMTEIVSGMIKWVAIQPIVKSIIASTDKTNTASFKVLEKNGFIKTGETATLFNWKLTIDNGTNI from the coding sequence ATGGAAATACCATCCACTATATTGATACGTGAAGAAAATAGCGAAGACCAAACAGCTGTTTTTCAATTACTCAACCTGGCTTTCAATCAAGCCGAAGAAGCTTTCTTAGTCGATAGACTAAGAAACAGTGCTGCTTTTATACCAAGCCTGTCCCTCGTTGCAGTTTTTGAAAATAAAATTGTAGGACACCTACTTTTCACTAAAATTAAAATCATAAGTGACGGGCAGCAAGCAACTGCTGCCTTGGCCTTAGCTCCTCTTTCGGTTCTACCTGAGTTTCAAAAACAGGGTATTGGAAAACAGCTGGTTGAAGAAGGACTTCAAAAAGCTACGGAACTGGGATACAATGCGGTCATAGTACTAGGCCACGAGCATTATTATCCAAGATTTGGCTTCCTTCCTGCCGACCAATGGCATATCGAACCTCCATTTAATGTTCCGCCACAAAATTTCATGGCGTTGGAATTAGTACCTGACGTATTGCAACGTGTTTCAGGAATGGTCGAATATGCGCCGGAATTTAATATCCTGTCTCCAAAAGTTACAAATGGCGTAATCGTGGAGACCGAAAGATTTATTTTGAAACCCTTAACATACGACCAGTTGGTAAAATATGTGCAATGCGACAATTCATTGGAAACTGAACTGAACCTGAATAAGTCGTCACGAATAGTCTCCACTGATCTGAAAGAAGCATTTGAACAAACTATTTTTCCAAATGTGACAGATAAAACCAAAAACTATTTGTATTTGACAATCTGGACAGCGATTTCAAAAACGGATAACAAAATGGTTGGTGATATATGCATGTATGGAGAACCCAATGCAGCAGGAGGAGTGGAAATTGGTTATGGAACCTATGATGAATTTCGCAATAAAGGTTTCATGACAGAAATTGTAAGTGGAATGATTAAATGGGTTGCAATACAACCTATCGTAAAATCAATAATTGCTTCAACCGATAAGACCAATACTGCTTCTTTCAAAGTGCTTGAAAAGAATGGGTTTATTAAAACGGGTGAGACAGCAACTTTATTCAATTGGAAACTAACAATAGATAATGGAACAAATATCTGA
- a CDS encoding MFS transporter, whose product MQTIREKMPVAHSQLTKLIRKVKFRLLPLIVLMFSLAMLDRSNIGFVKHYIEIDIGISASVYALGAGIFFIGYALFEVPSNMILHKVGARLWLSRIMVTWGLVSIAMIFVHDQTSFYILRFLLGATEAGFSPGVILFLTYWFPKTYRGQAYGWYYLGVPIAFVIGGPFSGWLLDSSYTFGFKNWQWMFIVQGTLTVVVGIIAFFVLVSKPDQAKWLTQHEKRLLNQALAKDQSPQDQTENSNNQRVFTDWRVWRFVFIYFTIQMSVYGVLFYLPSKLAELLNIHVGLTVGYYSAIPWICTLFLLPIITRIADKKANWNSMAILMLSCAVVGIGLSTQMTHIFQFMLMISLAVVGFIVVQPLFWHLPTQYLSGRAAAIGTALIGSVGNLGGFVAPNLKNWVDQMWNNDVAGLTVLAIIGFIGVIFLFSLTREGLTTYEEAIRKGK is encoded by the coding sequence ATGCAAACAATCAGGGAAAAGATGCCCGTAGCGCATTCTCAATTAACAAAACTGATTCGAAAAGTGAAGTTTCGTTTATTGCCGTTAATTGTGCTGATGTTCTCTTTGGCAATGCTAGACCGCTCTAATATTGGTTTTGTGAAGCATTATATTGAGATAGATATAGGAATCAGTGCTTCTGTATATGCACTTGGTGCAGGCATTTTCTTTATTGGATACGCCTTGTTTGAAGTCCCAAGCAATATGATTTTGCATAAAGTTGGTGCACGTCTATGGTTAAGCCGCATCATGGTAACATGGGGACTGGTTTCTATTGCCATGATTTTTGTACATGACCAAACGAGCTTTTATATTTTGAGATTTTTATTGGGTGCGACCGAAGCTGGTTTTTCACCTGGAGTTATTCTTTTCTTAACCTATTGGTTTCCTAAAACATATAGAGGACAAGCCTATGGCTGGTATTACCTCGGTGTGCCTATTGCATTTGTGATAGGTGGACCATTTTCGGGTTGGTTACTGGATTCAAGTTATACGTTCGGTTTTAAGAACTGGCAGTGGATGTTTATTGTTCAGGGGACGCTAACTGTTGTTGTTGGAATCATCGCTTTTTTTGTTTTAGTCAGTAAACCTGATCAGGCAAAGTGGTTAACACAGCATGAGAAACGATTATTAAATCAGGCTTTGGCAAAAGACCAGTCTCCACAAGATCAAACAGAAAATTCAAACAATCAACGTGTATTTACCGATTGGCGTGTTTGGCGTTTCGTGTTTATTTATTTCACCATTCAAATGAGTGTTTATGGTGTTTTGTTTTACTTACCAAGTAAATTGGCTGAATTACTAAATATACATGTCGGTTTAACGGTTGGATATTACAGTGCTATACCGTGGATTTGTACCCTATTTTTATTACCTATCATTACCCGAATTGCAGATAAAAAAGCCAACTGGAATAGCATGGCAATTTTAATGCTGTCATGTGCTGTTGTAGGCATTGGTCTTTCAACACAAATGACACATATCTTTCAATTTATGCTCATGATTTCACTCGCAGTTGTCGGTTTTATTGTCGTACAACCTTTGTTTTGGCATTTACCTACCCAGTATTTATCTGGTCGTGCAGCTGCAATTGGGACGGCTTTAATTGGATCTGTAGGTAATTTAGGTGGTTTTGTTGCGCCAAATTTAAAAAACTGGGTAGACCAAATGTGGAATAATGACGTAGCTGGTTTAACTGTGCTGGCAATCATTGGTTTTATTGGTGTGATCTTTTTATTTTCGCTTACGCGTGAAGGATTAACAACCTATGAAGAAGCGATCAGGAAGGGAAAATGA
- a CDS encoding Fic family protein, with protein MENNMPLRLQEIIYGSSDDKINKQINRWERDGKIKKIAPRIYTGKLDVAPEVIIRRNILPILGQNYKGAVLSHRSAFEFKPTSSGSLFLTYTYTRKIELPGITLRIQKGMGPVEGDNRFIGELFVSQQARAFLENLQVSRRPGPDSKTLSRAELEEKLESIIRVHGEDAINQLRDSAREIAPMLLMTEEFEKLNAIISSLLSTHSSKSLVSGAAKARAIGVPYDGPRVALFEALFAALQQKQFVRRPDHNTSSQSFANTAFYESYFSNYIEGTIFDISEALQIIETQTPIAARDEDSHDILGTFQLVSNRTEMEITPTSGEHLLDILQYRHKILLSARQSKNPGVLKDKDNYAGNTKFVEHQLVRGTLLKAFDFYKILPVPFSKAIFMMFMISEIHPFLDGNGRLARVMMNAELVKAGESKIIIPTVYREDYIGALRKLTRQGDPEIYIRMMQRAHDFSENIYGDSREEMHNYLESCNAFIEDTEGKVLQFTPRYPKDAAGKQSDGGR; from the coding sequence ATGGAAAATAATATGCCTTTGCGCTTGCAGGAGATTATTTATGGTTCTTCTGATGATAAAATAAACAAGCAAATAAACCGGTGGGAAAGAGACGGAAAAATAAAGAAAATAGCGCCCAGGATTTATACCGGTAAGTTGGATGTTGCGCCGGAAGTAATCATTCGCCGCAATATCCTTCCTATCCTTGGGCAGAATTATAAAGGTGCGGTGCTAAGCCATCGCTCCGCATTTGAATTTAAACCGACCAGTTCTGGGAGCCTGTTTCTGACTTATACGTATACAAGAAAAATTGAGCTGCCTGGTATAACCCTGCGTATTCAGAAGGGAATGGGACCGGTTGAAGGTGATAACCGGTTTATTGGTGAACTTTTCGTCTCCCAGCAGGCGCGGGCTTTTCTGGAAAACCTACAGGTATCCCGAAGGCCTGGTCCGGATTCCAAGACACTGAGCCGGGCAGAGTTGGAAGAAAAGCTGGAAAGCATAATACGCGTTCATGGGGAAGATGCGATCAACCAACTCAGGGACAGCGCAAGAGAAATAGCGCCAATGCTCTTAATGACGGAGGAGTTTGAAAAGCTTAATGCTATTATTAGTTCCCTGTTAAGCACACATAGCTCCAAGTCACTTGTTTCAGGTGCTGCTAAGGCCAGGGCGATCGGAGTGCCTTATGACGGACCTAGAGTGGCCTTGTTTGAAGCACTTTTTGCTGCACTTCAGCAAAAGCAATTTGTAAGGAGGCCGGACCACAATACAAGCAGTCAATCTTTTGCTAATACGGCTTTTTATGAAAGCTATTTTTCCAATTATATCGAAGGAACAATCTTTGATATCAGCGAAGCACTTCAGATCATTGAAACACAGACTCCGATTGCTGCCAGGGATGAGGATTCCCATGACATACTCGGGACATTTCAATTGGTATCCAATCGCACGGAAATGGAAATCACGCCGACCTCGGGTGAACATCTACTGGATATTTTACAATACAGACATAAGATATTGCTTTCTGCAAGACAAAGTAAGAATCCAGGTGTACTTAAGGACAAGGATAACTATGCCGGTAATACGAAATTTGTAGAACATCAGTTGGTAAGAGGAACCCTGCTTAAAGCCTTCGATTTCTATAAGATATTACCTGTACCATTTTCAAAGGCAATTTTTATGATGTTTATGATCAGTGAAATTCACCCTTTTTTGGACGGTAATGGTCGATTGGCAAGGGTCATGATGAATGCTGAACTGGTAAAGGCGGGAGAATCGAAAATTATCATTCCAACGGTGTACCGGGAGGACTATATAGGTGCGCTTCGTAAGTTAACACGGCAAGGTGACCCGGAAATTTATATTCGGATGATGCAACGTGCACATGATTTTAGTGAGAATATCTATGGTGACAGTAGGGAGGAAATGCACAACTATTTGGAAAGTTGTAATGCCTTTATAGAAGATACAGAGGGAAAGGTACTTCAGTTTACGCCACGCTATCCGAAGGATGCTGCCGGTAAGCAAAGCGATGGCGGTCGTTAG
- a CDS encoding acetyl-CoA C-acyltransferase, translating into MQEAYIVAGYRTAVGKSKRGGFRFYRPDDLAVDVITALLQSVPQLDPKRVDDLIVGNAVPEAEQGLQIGRMISVRALGIDVPGMTVNRYCASGLETIAIATAKIQTGMADCIIAGGTESMSLVPVAGWKTVPNYTVASATPDYYIGMGLTAEAVANEFKVSRQDQDEFSFKSHQKALNAIKSGYFKSGILPINVEEVYVDEKGKKQQRTFTVDTDEGPRADTSLEALAKLKPVFAAGGSVTAGNSSQTSDGAAFVIVMSERMVKELGLKPIGRLVACVSAGVHPRIMGVGPVAAVPKVLQRAGKTLQDIDLVELNEAFASQSIAVIRELGINPDIVNINGGAIALGHPLGCTGAKLTVQLLGDMKRLKKKYGIVTACVGGGQGIAGIIENIE; encoded by the coding sequence ATGCAAGAAGCGTACATAGTAGCCGGATACCGCACCGCGGTGGGTAAGTCTAAAAGGGGAGGATTTCGTTTTTACCGGCCTGACGACCTGGCTGTAGATGTGATCACCGCATTGCTCCAGTCTGTGCCACAGCTCGACCCCAAGCGGGTCGATGACCTGATCGTAGGGAATGCGGTGCCGGAAGCTGAACAGGGATTACAGATAGGCAGAATGATTTCTGTACGCGCCCTGGGCATCGATGTACCGGGCATGACGGTAAACCGTTACTGCGCATCCGGACTCGAAACGATTGCCATTGCAACCGCCAAAATCCAGACCGGAATGGCTGATTGTATTATTGCCGGAGGTACCGAGAGTATGAGCCTTGTACCTGTGGCCGGCTGGAAAACAGTACCTAATTACACCGTTGCAAGTGCTACACCTGATTATTATATAGGAATGGGACTCACCGCTGAAGCAGTGGCCAATGAATTTAAAGTAAGCCGCCAGGACCAGGATGAGTTCTCTTTTAAATCCCATCAGAAAGCATTAAACGCTATTAAAAGCGGGTATTTCAAATCGGGAATACTACCGATCAATGTGGAAGAAGTATATGTAGATGAGAAAGGGAAGAAGCAGCAACGCACTTTTACAGTAGATACAGATGAAGGTCCGCGTGCAGACACTTCCCTGGAAGCGTTGGCAAAACTGAAGCCGGTATTTGCCGCCGGCGGTTCTGTTACTGCCGGTAACTCATCACAAACATCTGATGGCGCCGCCTTCGTGATTGTGATGAGCGAAAGGATGGTGAAAGAGCTGGGGCTGAAGCCTATTGGCCGTTTGGTGGCATGCGTATCTGCCGGTGTGCATCCGCGCATTATGGGAGTAGGCCCTGTTGCTGCCGTGCCGAAGGTATTGCAGCGCGCAGGCAAAACACTCCAGGATATTGACCTCGTAGAACTGAATGAAGCCTTTGCTTCACAGTCTATTGCTGTAATCCGCGAGCTGGGTATCAATCCTGATATCGTAAATATCAATGGTGGTGCTATTGCATTGGGCCATCCGTTGGGATGTACCGGCGCCAAGCTCACCGTGCAATTATTGGGTGATATGAAACGGCTGAAGAAGAAATATGGTATCGTAACAGCTTGTGTAGGCGGTGGACAAGGGATCGCAGGTATTATTGAGAATATTGAATAG
- a CDS encoding S24 family peptidase: MAIIRTKLHLRKKDIARMTAIAPTTYLNYDIKEGTKAKERLPTNHFFENYRTVFGVDLNLTLKQKKLVLTGRHELDPAQYALLLQLDHIHIADLQPGEVRNIPVYDIPVTAGIVSLIRDENHITPSFHIQVPFFNHGAFGVKVLGDSMYPEICDGEYVICEALSSWEEIKNGHVYLVVAENDIATIKKVHIHPTEPGLLMLVSVNMHWGNQLLHADKILKVFKIVSVIKNDDTINKLAIP, translated from the coding sequence TTGGCAATAATCAGAACTAAATTACACTTACGAAAGAAGGACATTGCAAGAATGACAGCCATTGCGCCCACTACCTACCTCAATTATGATATAAAGGAAGGTACCAAGGCAAAAGAAAGACTCCCTACCAACCACTTTTTTGAAAACTACAGGACCGTCTTTGGTGTTGACCTGAATTTAACACTGAAACAAAAGAAGCTTGTTCTCACCGGCCGTCATGAGCTTGATCCCGCACAATACGCATTACTATTACAACTAGATCATATTCACATTGCAGACCTGCAACCAGGTGAAGTACGCAACATCCCGGTATATGATATCCCTGTAACTGCAGGTATCGTTTCCCTCATCAGGGATGAAAATCATATCACGCCCTCTTTTCATATACAGGTTCCCTTTTTTAATCACGGTGCTTTTGGTGTAAAGGTATTGGGTGACAGCATGTACCCCGAAATCTGTGATGGTGAATATGTGATCTGTGAAGCATTATCATCCTGGGAAGAAATCAAAAACGGCCATGTATATCTCGTGGTGGCGGAAAATGATATCGCTACTATTAAAAAGGTACACATACATCCAACCGAACCGGGCTTGCTGATGCTGGTATCTGTCAATATGCATTGGGGCAACCAGTTGCTGCATGCCGACAAAATTCTGAAAGTATTTAAGATCGTATCTGTTATTAAGAATGACGACACGATCAATAAACTGGCTATTCCTTAG
- a CDS encoding DUF1800 domain-containing protein gives MDRRQFLTLSPARNTRTTTAFARTATGIAPYTGSWGTLQLIHLLKRTTFGATPANIKAFAGMDMQQVVDALLTLQPDPAPPVNNYGVDEGGVAPGATWVRAKMGDEDLERKRIGSYKAWWTGQMINQQASIHEKMVLFWHNHFVTETSMVNDSRFIYQYNLTLRRLALGNFKDLTKAITLDPGMLVYLNGYLNSKGAADENYARELHELFTVGKGPDSAYTEDDVRATARVLTGFRVDRDTITSYFNTTQHDITNKQFSGFYSNKVISGKTGTAGASEIDDLLNIIFAQAEVAKFICRKIYRFFVYYDIDQATEDNVILPLAEIFRSSGYDIKITLNALFTSEHFFDPLNMACLIKSPADFCIGLCREFGITFPTDYPTQYQQWGAIHSRMASMLQNLGDPPLVAGWEAYYQEPAFHELWINTDTLPKRNQLSDSLISDGGFSGLRIDPIAFAEKLSNPADPVALVNDSLDILYRVGVSDTVKEFLKTTILLSGQNTDSYWTNAWDAYKASPGNAALKQEVHSHLQSLYKYIMDLSEYQLS, from the coding sequence ATGGATCGCAGACAATTCCTAACCTTATCGCCTGCCCGCAATACGCGGACCACTACCGCGTTTGCCCGCACTGCCACAGGCATTGCCCCATATACAGGCAGCTGGGGAACATTACAGCTGATACATCTCCTGAAACGCACCACCTTCGGTGCCACTCCTGCCAATATCAAAGCTTTCGCCGGCATGGATATGCAACAGGTAGTAGATGCATTGCTGACCCTTCAACCAGACCCTGCTCCACCTGTTAATAACTATGGCGTTGATGAAGGCGGTGTAGCGCCCGGCGCTACATGGGTCAGAGCCAAGATGGGGGATGAAGACCTCGAAAGAAAAAGGATCGGTTCCTATAAAGCCTGGTGGACGGGACAGATGATCAACCAACAGGCAAGCATACACGAAAAAATGGTGCTCTTCTGGCACAATCATTTCGTGACCGAAACAAGCATGGTCAATGACAGCCGCTTCATCTACCAATATAATCTTACCCTGCGCAGACTGGCATTGGGCAACTTTAAAGACCTTACCAAAGCTATTACGCTGGATCCCGGCATGCTGGTATATCTCAACGGATACCTCAATTCAAAAGGCGCCGCCGATGAAAACTATGCACGTGAACTGCATGAGCTTTTTACCGTAGGAAAAGGCCCCGACTCCGCATATACCGAAGATGATGTAAGAGCCACCGCACGTGTATTGACAGGATTCAGGGTAGACAGAGATACCATCACCAGTTACTTCAATACTACACAACACGACATTACCAATAAACAGTTCTCCGGTTTTTATTCCAATAAAGTGATTTCCGGTAAAACGGGTACTGCCGGCGCTTCTGAAATAGATGACCTGCTGAATATTATTTTTGCACAGGCAGAAGTAGCGAAATTTATCTGCCGGAAAATATATCGCTTCTTTGTGTATTACGATATAGATCAGGCTACAGAAGATAATGTAATCCTTCCACTGGCAGAGATTTTCCGCAGCAGCGGATATGATATTAAAATTACACTCAACGCACTTTTTACCAGCGAACACTTTTTTGATCCGCTGAATATGGCTTGCCTGATTAAAAGTCCCGCCGACTTTTGTATTGGTCTTTGCCGCGAGTTTGGTATCACCTTTCCTACAGATTATCCCACGCAATACCAGCAATGGGGCGCGATACACAGCCGCATGGCTTCTATGTTGCAAAACCTGGGAGATCCGCCACTGGTGGCCGGATGGGAGGCTTACTACCAGGAGCCTGCCTTTCATGAACTGTGGATCAATACTGACACATTACCCAAGCGTAACCAACTAAGCGACAGCCTGATCAGCGATGGTGGATTCAGCGGGCTACGCATTGACCCCATCGCCTTTGCAGAAAAATTGTCCAATCCAGCTGATCCCGTGGCACTGGTAAATGATTCGTTGGATATCCTTTATCGTGTAGGCGTTTCCGATACCGTGAAGGAGTTTTTGAAAACCACCATCCTGCTGAGTGGTCAGAATACGGATTCCTATTGGACCAACGCCTGGGATGCTTATAAAGCATCTCCCGGAAATGCTGCACTGAAGCAGGAAGTACACAGCCATTTACAATCGCTGTACAAATACATTATGGATCTGTCAGAATATCAATTATCCTGA